GGGCTCTGGCTGAGGAGGACGGGGCGAACGCCCCTTGCGTTTGTGGCCTTTGGGTGCTCGCCAGACCTTGCAGTTGGGATGAATTCCTGTGCCCTCATCGTTCAACAAAGGGTGCAGTCCCTTGGCACTGCAGAAGCTGAACTGCAGCGGCACCGGTCTGAAGTCACTGAGCACCAGTCGAGTGGGGCCATGGACCCGTTCAATCCAATCGGTGAGCTGCCCTGCATTGGCCACCGTGGCGGACAGCGCGACCAGCTGAACCGCCGGTGGGCAGTGAATGATCGATTCTTCCCAAACGGTGCCTCGCTGGGAATCATTCATGTAGTGGCACTCATCCAGCACCACGGCCTCCACATTCGCCAGGGGATCGTCATGCTCATCCGCCTCGGCGTAGAGCATGTTGCGGAAGATTTCCGTGGTCATCACCACGATCGATGCTTCGCGGTTGACGCTGAGATCGCCTGTCATCAGGCCGACGTTCTCGGCACCGAACTGCTCGCGGAAATCACGAAGCTTCTGATTAGACAACGCCTTCAGAGGCGTGGTGTAAAAAACCTTCTGACCATGTGCCATCGCCCTGTAGATGGCGTACTCACCGATCAACGTCTTCCCAGAACCCGTGGGAGCGCTGACCACCACGGAATGGCCCTGGTTCAGCGCATCGATCGCATCCAGCTGAAAGTCATCCAGTGGAAACGGAAACAGTTGCGCCGGATCCGGAGATCCCCCGCTTTCGGGCTTTGCAGCCTGGGTCTCGGGATCTGACATGGGGCGATCCTAAGGACGCCGCCGCCAGAGAGCTGCCAAAAGGCTTCCCAGCAGGGAATGGATCACAGCTGAAATGGCACCCGGCAGAGCCGTGAGTGGGCTGGCAAAGCCACCGGAGCGGGCCAGAACCACAGCCAATCCCGAGTTCTGCATGCCGACCTCAATGCTGATGGTGCGCTGCGCCGGTACCGATTCCCCCATCACCGCGGGAATCAGCCAACCCAAGAGGAACCCACCGCTATGCAGCAGCAGTGTGGCCAGCACTAGCAATCCTCCCTGACGCAACAGCACCTCCTGCTGACTGCCAACAATGCCGCCCACGATCAGCGCAATCGCAAGCACTGCCACCGGAGGCATCAGGGGCTCGACACGGGCCGCGAAGCGCGGCAGCCCCTGCTTGAGGGACACGCCCAAGGCCACCGGAACCAGCACCACCTGCAGCACATTGGCCAGCAGGGTCCAGCCATCCACGGGCACATAACGCCCCGCCAGCAGACTGGTCAGCAGAGGTGTCAACACCACAGCCAGCAGCGTGCTGAGCGAAGTCATCACCACCGAGAGGGCGATGTCGGCTCTGGCAATCAGTGCGACCACATTGCTCGCGGTTCCTCCGGGGCAGCAGCCCACGAGAATCAACCCCACTGCCAACGGTGGTGCCAGACCCAGCATCCAGGCCACCAAGGCCGCCAGCAACGGCATCACCAAAAACTGACAGACCACACCGACCAAAGCCGGTTTGGGCGCCACCAGCACCCGGCGGAAATCGGCCGGTGCCAGACCCAGCCCCATCCCCAGCATGATCAAGGCAAGCGACCAGACGATCACAGGGCCACTCACCCAGCTGAACCAATCGGGCTGCAGCAGCGACAGCGCTGCAGCCATCAGAGTCCAGAGGGGAAAGAGCAGGGTGAAACGCTCCAGGGCACGTGCCATGGATGGAGGCTGTGAAAGCCAAACAACGTCGTCCATCCTGCTGGGCAGTGGGGACCGAGACTGATGGCATGAGTATTCCTCCGGCCCGTCGCCGTCAGCTGCGCACCTGGACTCCAACTGGTGAGGACGGTCGCTTGCGAGCGGGGGTCACTGATGCCGATGAGGGAATGCTGGATCTGGCCAGCAATGACTATCTGAGCCTGTGCCGCCATCCGGCTGTGATCGCCGCAGCGCATGAGGAACTGCTGCGCAGTGGTGCTGGAGCCGCAGGATCACGCCTGGTGAGCGGTACACGCCCCGTGCACGACCAACTGGAAACCGCGCTGTCCCACTGGCTCGGACGCGAACGGGTGCTGCTGTTTCCCAGTGGGTTCCAGGCCAATCTGGCGGCCGTGAGCGCGCTGGCGGACCGGCACACAATTGTGCTGGCGGATCGGCTGATTCATCACTCCCTGCTGGTGGGCGTGCAGGCCAGCGGTGCTCGGCTCAGGCGATTTGCCCACAACGACCTTCAGGCGCTGGAGCATCTGCTGCGGCAATGCCGGAACGATCGTCCAAGCGCTGCGCTGCTGGTGATCACAGAAAGCCTATTCAGCATGGAGGGGACCAGTCCTGTGCTGGCGGACCTGTCA
This region of Synechococcus sp. NOUM97013 genomic DNA includes:
- a CDS encoding bile acid:sodium symporter family protein translates to MARALERFTLLFPLWTLMAAALSLLQPDWFSWVSGPVIVWSLALIMLGMGLGLAPADFRRVLVAPKPALVGVVCQFLVMPLLAALVAWMLGLAPPLAVGLILVGCCPGGTASNVVALIARADIALSVVMTSLSTLLAVVLTPLLTSLLAGRYVPVDGWTLLANVLQVVLVPVALGVSLKQGLPRFAARVEPLMPPVAVLAIALIVGGIVGSQQEVLLRQGGLLVLATLLLHSGGFLLGWLIPAVMGESVPAQRTISIEVGMQNSGLAVVLARSGGFASPLTALPGAISAVIHSLLGSLLAALWRRRP